One Alnus glutinosa chromosome 3, dhAlnGlut1.1, whole genome shotgun sequence genomic region harbors:
- the LOC133863377 gene encoding uncharacterized protein LOC133863377, which produces MDSDSLLGLDVVLLSSSALAGGKSELQALQAAKSDGITARHVKIVEPNKSEDTNEDVDKIEDTNEDVDKDTSSAKYALQAVQATKPDGTTAKQVKIVEPNKYEDSNEDVDMAEDTNEDMDKDTSSESDSEEDLSVALHHSDVQAAKPDGIAAKQVKIVEPSKAEDTNEDVDKAEYTNADVDKNTSSESDSEEDLSVALHHSGKSKLQVVQAAKPDGTTAKEVKIMEPNKAKYTNEDVDKAKDYNEDVDKAENTNEDVDKDTSSDEPLL; this is translated from the exons ATGGATTCTGATTCTCTTCTAGGGCTTGATGTCgttcttctctcttcctctgcCTTGGCTGGCG GAAAATCTGAATTACAAGCTTTACAGGCTGCAAAGTCTGATGGTATTACAGCTAGACATGTGAAGATTGTGGAACCAAATAAATCTGAAGATACTAATGAAGATGTGGATAAGATTGAAGATACTAATGAAGATGTGGATAAGGATACATCTTCTG CAAAATATGCATTACAAGCTGTACAAGCTACAAAGCCCGATGGTACTACAGCTAAACAGGTGAAGATTGTGGAACCAAATAAATATGAAGATAGTAATGAAGATGTAGATATGGCTGAAGATACTAATGAAGATATGGATAAGGATACATCTTCTG AATCTGATTCAGAGGAGGATTTGTCGGTCGCCCTCCATCATAGTG ATGTACAAGCTGCAAAGCCTGATGGTATTGCAGCTAAACAGGTAAAGATTGTGGAACCAAGTAAAGCTGAAGATACTAATGAAGATGTGGATAAGGCTGAATATACTAATGCAGATGTGGATAAGAATACATCTTCTG AATCTGATTCAGAGGAGGATTTGTCGGTCGCCCTCCATCATAGTG GAAAATCTAAATTACAAGTTGTACAAGCTGCAAAACCTGATGGTACTACAGCTAAAGAGGTGAAGATTATGGAGCCAAATAAAGCTAAATATACTAATGAAGATGTGGATAAGGCTAAAGATTATAATGAAGATGTGGATAAGGCTGAAAATACTAATGAAGACGTGGATAAGGATACATCTTCTGATGAGCCACTACTCTAG